A region of Nostoc sp. 'Peltigera membranacea cyanobiont' N6 DNA encodes the following proteins:
- a CDS encoding tetratricopeptide repeat protein codes for MTEIILPTIPITRHGVAEAVPINKYLSSLQVGKTFAVLEKATNFIATGSSFIPDISILRATLAPTLAPTFAPTFAPFSLIYRVDFFFEAQELNLIKININDKKDSFVSAALESYKLGVEKAQEKADYKGAVKHYSDALSKDGKFAEAHVSRGRAYSELGDQERAIADYTIAMNVSPKFAEDKDRYVEPLLGRGTVYIKLGNYQAALDDFNLAIKLNPDFYDAYLGRAIIYIEQKDYQQAINDLTEALKLTADNYPAAFLKRGSVWAELGEYEKAIEDFTQAIDNQADDARTYYPDAYYKRGLINLNLGKSKKAIDDLNNAIKLDSKYCEAYYKRAIAYETLGENEAANKDYISADYSKALLIYNLTGHSEMFAAVRSVAISPDGITLASGSEDSTIKLWNLKTGQEIKTLSGNSGSVLAVAFSPDGQTLASSTTQKIIKLWNVSTGKEILTIAWYSDWIRSFGSSSGGSDEKTISGHSDRIRSLAFSSNGQTIASGSDDKTIKFWNIETGEQIRGFSGHSDSIQSLSFSPNNNIIASGSCDKTIKLWDVQTGKEINTLEEHQQCVRAIAFSPNGQTLASGSQDNNIILWDWQNNKQIRTFKGHSNAVTSLAFSPDGLTIVSGSDDKTIKLWDVQTGLTIITLFGHESYVESVAFSPDGKNIVSGGYDKTVKVWQMPWQ; via the coding sequence ATGACAGAGATTATTTTACCTACTATACCTATAACAAGGCACGGAGTGGCTGAGGCAGTTCCCATAAATAAATATCTATCGTCCTTGCAGGTAGGAAAGACATTCGCAGTTTTGGAAAAAGCTACAAATTTTATTGCCACAGGGAGTTCTTTTATCCCAGATATTTCTATTTTAAGGGCAACTCTCGCACCAACTCTCGCACCAACTTTCGCGCCAACTTTTGCTCCTTTCTCTTTAATTTACAGAGTAGATTTCTTTTTTGAAGCTCAAGAGCTTAACTTAATTAAGATTAATATAAATGATAAAAAAGATTCCTTCGTATCTGCTGCTCTAGAATCTTATAAATTAGGAGTCGAAAAGGCTCAAGAAAAAGCAGATTATAAGGGTGCCGTTAAGCATTACAGCGATGCTTTGAGTAAAGATGGCAAATTCGCAGAAGCCCATGTGAGCCGAGGTCGTGCATATTCAGAGTTAGGAGATCAGGAAAGAGCTATTGCCGATTATACTATAGCAATGAATGTTAGTCCGAAATTTGCTGAAGACAAAGACAGATATGTTGAACCATTACTAGGACGAGGTACTGTTTACATCAAACTTGGCAATTATCAGGCAGCACTTGATGATTTTAATCTAGCAATTAAACTAAATCCTGACTTTTATGATGCTTATTTAGGCAGAGCTATTATTTATATTGAGCAAAAAGATTATCAACAAGCAATTAATGATTTAACAGAAGCATTAAAGTTAACTGCTGATAATTATCCGGCTGCGTTTCTAAAACGTGGTTCTGTTTGGGCTGAATTGGGCGAATACGAAAAAGCTATTGAAGACTTCACTCAGGCTATTGATAATCAGGCAGACGATGCTAGAACATATTATCCAGATGCCTACTATAAACGCGGACTTATTAATTTAAATTTAGGTAAATCAAAAAAAGCAATCGATGATTTAAATAATGCTATTAAACTGGATTCTAAGTATTGTGAAGCATATTATAAACGTGCGATCGCTTATGAAACACTTGGAGAAAATGAAGCAGCAAATAAAGATTACATCAGTGCAGATTATAGTAAGGCGTTATTAATATATAATCTCACAGGGCATTCAGAAATGTTTGCTGCGGTTAGGTCAGTGGCTATCAGTCCTGATGGAATAACTTTAGCCAGTGGAAGTGAAGACTCAACTATCAAACTATGGAATTTAAAGACAGGACAAGAAATTAAAACACTTTCTGGAAATTCAGGTTCAGTTCTTGCTGTGGCTTTTAGCCCTGATGGTCAAACTCTTGCTAGTTCCACTACTCAAAAAATTATTAAACTTTGGAATGTTAGCACAGGAAAAGAAATTCTTACTATAGCATGGTATTCTGATTGGATTCGTTCTTTTGGTTCTAGTTCAGGTGGAAGTGATGAAAAAACCATATCAGGGCATTCTGATAGAATTCGTTCCCTTGCTTTTAGTTCAAACGGACAGACTATAGCTAGTGGAAGTGATGATAAAACCATTAAATTTTGGAATATAGAAACTGGAGAACAAATTCGCGGCTTCTCTGGTCACTCAGATTCCATTCAGTCTTTAAGTTTTAGTCCAAATAATAATATTATCGCTAGTGGAAGCTGCGACAAAACTATCAAACTATGGGATGTGCAAACTGGCAAAGAAATTAATACTTTAGAAGAACATCAACAGTGTGTTCGTGCTATTGCTTTTAGCCCAAATGGTCAGACTTTGGCTAGTGGTAGTCAAGACAATAACATCATACTTTGGGATTGGCAAAATAATAAGCAGATACGTACTTTCAAAGGTCATTCTAATGCAGTAACATCCCTGGCTTTTAGCCCTGATGGTCTAACCATTGTGAGTGGCAGTGATGACAAAACCATTAAACTATGGGATGTGCAAACTGGACTAACAATTATCACTCTTTTTGGGCATGAATCTTATGTAGAGTCAGTAGCTTTTAGTCCAGATGGTAAAAATATTGTTAGTGGTGGTTATGACAAAACAGTTAAAGTGTGGCAAATGCCTTGGCAGTAA
- a CDS encoding inorganic phosphate transporter codes for MLITLLLVALLAFYVAWNLGANDVANAMGTSVGSKAVTLKQALIIAGVLEFTGAVLFGHEVTETLATKIANPALFAATPQIFVIGMVTVLISSGVWLQIATSRGLPVSSSHAVVGAIAGFSWVALGVGAIDWPSIGLISIGWVLTPLISGAIAALFYSLIKHWILDQPNQVVQLQEWIPWLSTALLGVFGVIVLPSLTEPLTNFVIEQVGFTIPAYDIPLLMGAVAAVGLTIISWRQLEDLGKTKKPTQSPIPSLQSPLLNPVERLFARFQLLSACFVAFAHGSNDVGNAIAPLAAIVHINRTGSVPIDGITIPLWILILGGAGIVGGLAVWGKKVIATIGENIIALEPSSGFCAELATATTILIASRLGLPVSTSHALVGGVVGIGLVQNIKSIKFQTLKGIAAAWLITIPVSALLSAAIFSIAQILFR; via the coding sequence ATGCTGATTACCCTACTTTTGGTCGCTCTACTAGCTTTCTACGTCGCTTGGAATCTGGGAGCAAACGATGTTGCTAACGCGATGGGAACCTCCGTCGGTTCCAAAGCTGTAACCTTAAAACAGGCATTAATTATTGCTGGGGTATTAGAGTTTACGGGTGCTGTATTGTTTGGGCATGAGGTTACGGAAACTCTCGCCACGAAAATTGCCAATCCCGCTTTATTCGCAGCGACACCCCAAATATTCGTTATTGGGATGGTAACGGTACTAATTTCTTCTGGTGTGTGGTTGCAAATTGCCACATCACGAGGTTTACCAGTCTCATCTTCTCATGCCGTTGTTGGTGCGATCGCTGGATTTAGTTGGGTAGCTTTGGGAGTAGGTGCAATTGATTGGCCGTCAATTGGCTTAATTAGCATTGGCTGGGTTTTAACGCCGTTAATTAGTGGTGCGATCGCTGCTTTATTTTATAGTCTAATCAAGCACTGGATTTTGGATCAACCCAATCAAGTAGTGCAGTTACAAGAATGGATTCCCTGGTTGAGTACTGCGCTGCTAGGTGTATTCGGCGTAATTGTATTACCATCGCTAACTGAACCGCTAACCAATTTTGTGATTGAGCAAGTTGGTTTTACGATCCCTGCTTACGACATCCCACTGTTAATGGGTGCAGTAGCAGCAGTTGGACTCACAATCATTAGTTGGCGACAATTAGAAGATTTGGGAAAAACAAAAAAGCCTACCCAATCCCCAATCCCCAGTCTCCAGTCCCCACTCCTCAATCCCGTAGAAAGATTATTCGCCCGATTCCAACTGCTGAGTGCTTGCTTTGTAGCTTTTGCTCATGGTTCTAATGATGTGGGAAATGCGATCGCTCCTTTAGCTGCGATCGTTCACATCAATCGCACTGGTAGCGTACCTATAGATGGTATAACTATCCCCCTTTGGATTTTAATCCTTGGTGGTGCTGGTATTGTTGGTGGTTTAGCTGTCTGGGGTAAAAAAGTCATCGCTACTATTGGCGAAAACATTATTGCCTTGGAACCTAGTAGTGGATTTTGTGCAGAACTTGCTACCGCTACCACCATCCTCATCGCCTCCCGGCTAGGTTTACCAGTCTCCACTTCCCATGCTCTTGTCGGCGGTGTAGTTGGTATTGGACTAGTGCAAAATATCAAGTCGATAAAGTTTCAAACACTAAAAGGCATTGCCGCCGCATGGCTAATTACAATCCCTGTGAGTGCTTTACTTAGCGCTGCCATCTTTAGCATCGCCCAAATTTTATTCCGCTAA
- the hetR gene encoding heterocyst differentiation master regulator HetR, whose translation MSNDIDLIKRLDPSAMDQIMLYLAFSAMRTSGHRHGAFLDAAATAAKCAIYMTYLEQGQNLRMTGHLHHLEPKRVKIIVEEVRQALTEGKLLKMLGSQEPRYLIQLPYVWLEKYPWQPGRSRVPGTSLTSEEKRQIEQKLPSNLPDAQLVSSFEFLDLIEFLHRRSQEDLPTEHQMPLSEALGEHIKRRLLYSGTVTRIDSPWGMPFYALTRPFYAPADDQERTYIMVEDTARYFRMMKNWAERRRNAMRLLEELDILPEKMEQAMEELDEVIRAWADKYHQDGGIAVVLQTAFGERED comes from the coding sequence ATGAGTAACGACATAGATCTGATCAAACGTCTTGACCCCAGTGCGATGGATCAGATCATGCTTTATCTGGCTTTTAGTGCCATGCGGACGAGTGGGCACAGGCATGGGGCATTTTTAGACGCAGCCGCAACAGCAGCAAAGTGTGCAATTTATATGACCTATCTAGAGCAGGGGCAAAACCTGCGAATGACAGGGCATCTGCATCACCTAGAGCCAAAACGAGTAAAAATTATTGTAGAAGAAGTCAGACAGGCGTTAACAGAAGGCAAACTGTTAAAAATGTTGGGTTCTCAAGAACCTCGATATTTGATTCAATTGCCTTACGTCTGGCTAGAAAAGTATCCTTGGCAACCAGGGCGATCGCGCGTACCAGGTACGAGTCTGACAAGTGAAGAGAAAAGACAAATTGAGCAGAAACTGCCAAGTAACTTACCAGATGCCCAGCTAGTTAGCTCTTTTGAGTTTCTAGATTTGATCGAGTTTTTGCATAGGCGATCGCAAGAAGACTTGCCAACCGAACACCAAATGCCTTTGAGTGAAGCTTTGGGCGAGCATATCAAGCGCCGTCTACTCTACTCAGGCACGGTAACACGCATAGATTCTCCTTGGGGAATGCCCTTCTACGCACTTACCCGTCCTTTTTATGCTCCAGCAGACGATCAAGAACGCACTTACATCATGGTAGAAGATACCGCTCGGTATTTCCGCATGATGAAAAATTGGGCAGAAAGGCGACGAAATGCCATGCGTTTACTGGAAGAACTTGATATCCTGCCAGAAAAAATGGAGCAAGCTATGGAAGAATTGGATGAAGTTATCCGGGCTTGGGCAGATAAATATCATCAAGACGGCGGTATTGCAGTGGTTTTACAGACGGCTTTTGGTGAAAGAGAAGACTAG
- the moaA gene encoding GTP 3',8-cyclase MoaA, whose product MNQVDYLRISLIDRCNFRCQYCMPEGVELDYILKQQLLTDEELLTLIQEVFIPVGFTRFRLTGGEPLLRPRVVDLVGAIASFPQTQDISMTTNGFLLAPMAQNLYNAGLRRINISLDSLDPDIFDQIIGNQGRSRWQQVWQGIQAAHEVGFDPLKLNVVVIPGVNDHEVLDLAALTIDKQWHVRFIEFMPIGNVDLFGDRGWVSSADLRQQIRDRWGLTESQVRGAGPADVFQIPGAKGTLGFISQMSECFCDRCNRMRLSADGWLRPCLLNETGQIDLKTALRSGTSTDELQEQVRHLLGIKPEINFKGRDSGIVGTYTRTMSQIGG is encoded by the coding sequence ATGAACCAGGTAGACTACCTCCGCATTAGCTTAATCGATCGCTGCAATTTTCGTTGTCAATACTGTATGCCAGAGGGAGTAGAACTGGACTATATTCTCAAGCAACAGCTATTAACTGATGAGGAACTGCTGACCTTAATTCAAGAGGTATTTATTCCAGTCGGCTTTACCCGATTTCGTTTGACTGGGGGTGAACCCTTATTGCGTCCGAGGGTGGTAGATTTGGTAGGCGCGATCGCATCTTTTCCCCAAACTCAAGATATTTCAATGACCACCAACGGTTTTTTGCTGGCTCCGATGGCACAAAACCTCTACAATGCTGGTCTGCGAAGAATTAATATTAGTCTGGACTCTCTCGATCCCGATATTTTCGATCAAATTATTGGTAATCAGGGGCGTTCTCGTTGGCAACAAGTTTGGCAGGGCATTCAAGCTGCCCATGAGGTGGGATTCGACCCTTTGAAGCTGAATGTGGTGGTGATTCCTGGCGTTAATGACCACGAAGTTCTAGATTTAGCCGCCCTAACAATTGATAAACAGTGGCACGTTCGATTTATCGAATTTATGCCCATTGGTAATGTAGATTTATTTGGCGATCGCGGTTGGGTATCTTCAGCCGATTTACGGCAACAAATCCGCGATCGCTGGGGCTTGACAGAATCACAAGTTCGTGGTGCTGGCCCGGCTGATGTCTTTCAAATTCCTGGTGCGAAGGGGACACTAGGATTTATCAGTCAAATGTCAGAATGTTTTTGCGATCGTTGTAACCGGATGCGCCTGAGTGCTGATGGCTGGCTGCGTCCTTGTTTATTAAATGAAACTGGTCAAATAGATTTAAAAACTGCTTTGCGTTCTGGCACTAGCACCGATGAATTACAAGAGCAAGTGAGGCATTTACTCGGAATCAAGCCAGAAATTAACTTTAAAGGGCGTGATTCTGGCATTGTCGGTACATATACTCGCACTATGTCACAAATTGGTGGTTAG
- a CDS encoding two-partner secretion domain-containing protein, with protein sequence MYQSRSGWYWKLKLVSVLAFTGAITFSGRCALSQITPDSTLGSENSVVTPKPLGSIPTDQIDGGATRGTNLFHSFEQFSVRTGSAAYFNNAANIENIITRVTGKSISNIDGILKANNQANLFLINPNGIIFGPNASLNINGSFVASTASSLNFANGTKFSATDPKTIPLLTVSVPTGLQFGANAGFIRNESQASPNQATNRLKAPVGLQVQPGKTLALVGGDITLAGGNLTAKGGRIELGSVAGNSLVGLNPTNQGWVLGYEGVENFQNIQLIQRTANGSRKPSQVDVSGEGSGDIQVQGRRILLNGFSQILANTLGSQSGGNLTLTSSESVELIGPGTPLTAVTFGAGDAGDLTITTGKLIVRNGAQVRNGAQVGNGAQVGNGLQGLGSGGKLTVNASDSVDLIGGFSFGSNFFFSGLFSATSDVGNADDLTINTGKLRIQGGARVTTESSGTLSSSDPNKYFPATGKGGNLTVNASKSVEITGISPNGTTPSGLFALTNGSGDAGKVTINTNTLIIRDGATITVSSELPELSQGVIYQGNVSNLGVAGELNVNARSIFLDNKGILTSNSESGKGGNISLQVRDLLLMLRNSQISTNAGGDGDGGNITIKVPNGFLVATPFGNNDITANAFSGSGGKIAITTKNIFGFVPRTRADVERLDPTGEINPKNLRTSDITAFSQQNPLLNGTVQINSPDADPSKGLVELPENLVDASQQIAAGCGSGGKIASSSFITTGRGGLVADPTQPLIADDAVLVDWIALQPESKNRVGGIQKRAVLQAQRNTEEKSQKVDSVNELTQIVEAQGWVTDANGNVVLVAQVPTASPHNSSLTATSCAAH encoded by the coding sequence ATGTATCAGAGCCGAAGCGGTTGGTACTGGAAATTAAAGCTAGTGAGTGTTTTGGCATTTACTGGAGCAATTACTTTTTCTGGAAGATGTGCTTTGTCTCAAATTACACCGGATAGCACCTTGGGATCTGAAAATTCAGTTGTTACACCCAAACCGCTCGGTAGCATCCCTACTGACCAGATCGATGGTGGGGCGACTCGCGGTACGAACCTTTTCCACAGCTTTGAACAGTTTTCTGTTCGCACTGGAAGCGCAGCTTATTTCAATAACGCCGCAAATATTGAGAACATTATTACCCGCGTAACAGGTAAATCTATTTCAAATATTGATGGAATCCTTAAAGCTAATAATCAAGCTAATCTGTTTTTGATTAATCCTAACGGGATTATTTTTGGGCCCAATGCTTCCTTAAACATCAATGGTTCATTTGTAGCAAGTACAGCGAGTAGTCTGAACTTTGCTAATGGTACTAAATTTAGTGCCACAGATCCCAAAACCATACCTCTGCTAACAGTAAGTGTTCCCACTGGTTTACAATTCGGAGCAAATGCGGGTTTCATCCGCAATGAATCCCAAGCTAGTCCAAATCAAGCAACCAATCGCTTAAAAGCTCCCGTTGGTCTACAAGTGCAGCCAGGTAAAACCTTGGCACTTGTAGGCGGTGATATAACCTTGGCGGGTGGAAATTTAACGGCAAAAGGGGGACGAATTGAGCTAGGAAGCGTTGCTGGCAATAGTCTAGTCGGTCTTAATCCAACAAATCAAGGTTGGGTCTTAGGTTATGAAGGTGTTGAGAATTTTCAGAACATTCAACTAATACAGCGAACTGCTAACGGATCTAGAAAGCCATCTCAGGTAGATGTTAGTGGTGAAGGTAGTGGCGATATCCAAGTACAGGGTAGGCGCATTCTGTTAAATGGTTTTTCACAGATTTTAGCTAATACCTTGGGTTCCCAATCGGGAGGAAATTTAACGCTCACTAGCTCAGAGTCCGTGGAATTAATTGGTCCTGGTACACCGTTGACGGCTGTGACTTTTGGTGCAGGAGACGCTGGAGACTTAACGATTACAACAGGGAAGTTGATTGTCAGGAATGGAGCGCAAGTGCGAAATGGAGCGCAAGTCGGAAATGGAGCGCAAGTCGGAAATGGACTACAAGGCTTGGGTTCAGGAGGAAAATTGACCGTAAACGCCTCAGATTCTGTAGACTTGATCGGTGGTTTCTCCTTTGGGAGTAATTTTTTCTTCAGTGGATTGTTTAGTGCAACTTCCGATGTTGGAAATGCTGACGATCTAACGATCAACACTGGGAAGTTACGTATCCAGGGTGGCGCAAGAGTAACAACAGAGTCTTCAGGAACGTTATCATCATCAGATCCTAACAAATATTTCCCAGCTACAGGAAAAGGAGGAAATTTGACTGTAAATGCCTCCAAATCTGTAGAAATAACTGGAATTTCACCTAATGGTACTACACCCAGCGGCTTGTTTGCTTTGACTAACGGCTCTGGGGATGCAGGGAAAGTGACAATAAATACAAATACATTAATTATCCGGGATGGGGCTACAATAACTGTGAGTAGCGAACTTCCAGAACTTTCACAGGGTGTAATCTATCAGGGGAATGTAAGCAATCTAGGAGTAGCAGGCGAACTAAATGTAAATGCTCGGTCTATATTTTTAGACAATAAAGGAATACTCACATCTAATAGTGAATCAGGTAAGGGCGGAAATATTTCGCTACAGGTGCGGGACTTATTACTGATGCTCCGTAATAGTCAAATATCCACTAATGCAGGGGGTGATGGAGATGGCGGCAACATCACCATCAAAGTACCTAATGGCTTCCTTGTCGCCACTCCCTTCGGAAATAACGATATAACCGCCAATGCCTTCTCTGGCTCTGGTGGTAAAATTGCAATCACCACTAAAAACATCTTTGGTTTTGTGCCCCGCACCCGTGCAGACGTAGAGAGACTTGACCCAACAGGTGAAATCAACCCAAAGAACCTGCGAACAAGTGACATCACAGCGTTTTCTCAGCAAAACCCTTTATTAAATGGCACAGTCCAAATCAACTCACCAGATGCTGACCCCAGCAAAGGATTAGTGGAATTGCCTGAAAATCTAGTTGATGCTTCCCAGCAAATTGCTGCTGGTTGTGGTTCTGGTGGAAAAATAGCCAGTAGTTCATTTATTACCACTGGGCGTGGAGGACTAGTAGCCGATCCCACCCAGCCATTGATAGCTGATGATGCGGTGCTGGTAGATTGGATAGCACTACAGCCAGAGAGTAAAAATCGTGTTGGCGGTATTCAGAAAAGAGCGGTTCTTCAGGCGCAGCGAAACACAGAAGAAAAATCACAGAAGGTTGATTCTGTCAACGAACTGACTCAAATTGTAGAAGCCCAAGGATGGGTTACAGATGCCAATGGTAATGTGGTTTTAGTTGCTCAAGTTCCCACTGCATCGCCTCATAACTCCTCGCTTACAGCTACATCTTGCGCTGCTCATTAG
- a CDS encoding EamA family transporter, whose translation MGRFEKQPENPRVRGELSRAAENALWAVVEDLENLQQNVLRALQEDVKRLQSEKNRLSDEIQSLVEEKEHLQQVRQITEQQVLIRQLAEVLAKHISSQLQSSLATLANQSIEGKSYEQAALKSAEVSSNVVNVVGEINEKVEHMFDSLDDTVTVTFNSLQQELKNYQSNLSQQLSRMYSQQQQGETILAEFVNRLHGELEKTIEETSRKPAAGTPTVLQFTQPEKNSSFETSPQPFGEVVRNSPEPISPIPNQFLERETTSEPPVVRENATNPISVPIKDLSERETTLEPPVVRENAANPISVSIKDLLERETTSEPPIVKENTANPVSVPSKDLSERETTSEATGVVPPPKENAAEPISVLNKDLSESETISEPPIGSVPQPEVIQPQPLRRRNAAEPTSVIRRVSQSKPKSPPSTALEPQPEAKPPESRSPNSSSFSQLQIGLLLIVLSAVISSLYNIAIKVIFHEGSQIFGVLDVERLLPPTLGNTLLILTLRFMVVVPLMVLLSPILHPTLWQDLENLAASVRGNPTAANTATKRILLLSVVSGCFLFLSQVLIYIAIAQVTTGMAIALFFIYPMVSGLLSWFLFRDRPTTFRFAAIAAICCGELLVLGGSPNTSMGNSSMGSSTAILSGVAFAAYIILTRVCASKLHPVTFTLINFATMLVLSFICLMLPLPSNWNLIVFDSSKMLELVLSAFILGVLTLAGYLLNNVGISKLGASRSAIIGGSIPVLTVIFAGLIIQENLDIVQILGVLLVTFGAAAFSLETMRNQAKPSSNTN comes from the coding sequence ATGGGGCGATTCGAGAAGCAACCAGAAAACCCAAGAGTCAGAGGCGAGCTATCTAGAGCAGCAGAAAATGCTCTTTGGGCTGTAGTTGAAGACTTAGAAAATCTTCAGCAGAATGTCCTCAGAGCATTGCAGGAAGACGTAAAGCGGCTTCAGTCAGAAAAAAATCGGTTATCTGATGAGATTCAAAGCTTGGTAGAGGAAAAAGAGCATTTACAACAAGTGCGCCAAATCACTGAGCAACAAGTCTTAATCCGTCAACTAGCAGAAGTTCTGGCAAAGCATATATCTTCACAACTGCAATCCTCTCTGGCAACTTTAGCTAACCAAAGCATAGAGGGTAAGTCTTACGAACAAGCTGCGCTAAAGTCCGCTGAAGTGAGCAGCAACGTAGTAAATGTAGTAGGTGAAATCAATGAAAAAGTCGAACACATGTTTGACAGCCTGGATGACACCGTTACTGTTACTTTTAACTCGCTACAACAGGAGCTAAAAAACTATCAAAGTAATCTTTCCCAACAGTTGTCACGGATGTATAGCCAGCAGCAGCAAGGGGAAACGATTTTGGCGGAGTTTGTTAACCGCCTGCATGGAGAACTAGAAAAAACTATAGAAGAAACTTCACGCAAACCAGCAGCAGGTACACCTACTGTTTTACAGTTTACTCAGCCAGAAAAAAACAGTTCTTTTGAGACATCCCCGCAGCCCTTTGGGGAAGTGGTAAGAAATTCCCCTGAGCCAATTTCCCCGATCCCTAATCAATTTTTAGAAAGAGAAACAACATCAGAGCCTCCCGTTGTTAGAGAAAACGCCACTAACCCAATTTCTGTTCCCATCAAAGACTTGTCGGAAAGGGAAACAACATTAGAACCTCCCGTTGTTAGAGAAAATGCCGCGAACCCGATTTCTGTCTCTATCAAAGACTTGTTGGAAAGAGAAACAACATCAGAGCCTCCCATTGTTAAGGAAAACACCGCGAACCCGGTTTCTGTCCCCAGCAAAGACTTGTCGGAAAGAGAAACAACATCAGAGGCTACTGGTGTTGTTCCTCCACCAAAGGAAAACGCTGCTGAACCCATTTCTGTCCTCAATAAGGATTTGTCAGAAAGCGAAACCATATCAGAGCCTCCTATTGGATCTGTGCCACAGCCGGAAGTAATACAACCTCAACCTTTACGACGGAGAAATGCTGCTGAACCGACTTCTGTTATCCGCAGGGTTTCGCAGAGCAAACCCAAATCACCACCTTCTACTGCGCTAGAGCCGCAGCCGGAAGCAAAACCCCCAGAATCGCGATCGCCTAATTCTTCCAGCTTTTCGCAGTTGCAAATCGGTTTATTGTTGATTGTCTTATCGGCAGTGATATCGTCGCTTTACAACATAGCCATCAAAGTAATTTTCCATGAAGGTTCCCAGATTTTTGGAGTATTAGATGTAGAACGCTTGCTACCGCCGACTTTAGGCAATACTCTGTTAATTTTGACGCTCCGGTTTATGGTAGTAGTGCCACTGATGGTACTGCTGTCTCCCATATTGCATCCAACACTATGGCAAGACTTAGAAAACTTGGCTGCTTCAGTGCGAGGAAATCCCACAGCTGCTAATACAGCTACCAAGCGGATTTTGCTGTTGTCAGTTGTGAGTGGGTGCTTTTTGTTTTTGTCTCAGGTGCTAATCTACATTGCGATCGCTCAAGTTACAACTGGAATGGCGATCGCACTGTTCTTTATCTATCCAATGGTTAGTGGGCTATTGTCGTGGTTTCTGTTCCGCGATCGCCCCACCACATTCCGCTTCGCTGCGATCGCCGCCATTTGCTGTGGCGAATTGTTGGTTTTAGGAGGTTCTCCCAACACCAGTATGGGTAATAGTTCTATGGGAAGCAGCACCGCCATTCTTTCGGGCGTAGCTTTTGCTGCCTACATAATTCTGACACGGGTATGTGCTAGCAAACTGCATCCTGTGACTTTTACCTTAATTAACTTCGCTACCATGTTGGTGTTGAGCTTTATTTGCTTAATGCTACCTTTACCAAGCAATTGGAACTTGATAGTTTTTGACTCATCTAAGATGCTAGAACTGGTTTTAAGTGCATTTATCTTGGGTGTGCTGACTCTTGCGGGCTATTTGCTGAACAATGTTGGTATCAGTAAACTAGGTGCTTCGCGATCGGCAATTATCGGTGGTAGCATCCCAGTTTTAACCGTAATTTTCGCTGGGTTAATCATTCAAGAAAATTTAGATATTGTGCAAATTCTGGGAGTGTTGTTAGTAACCTTTGGCGCAGCTGCTTTCAGCCTGGAAACCATGCGAAATCAGGCCAAACCCTCCAGTAACACGAATTAA
- the rpsD gene encoding 30S ribosomal protein S4, translated as MSRYRGPRLRIVRRLGDLPGLTRKSARRAYPPGMHGQNRKKRSEYAIRLEEKQKLRFNYGLTEKQLLRYVRKARRVTGSTGQVLLQLLEMRLDNTVFRLGIAPTIPAARQLVNHGHVTVNGRVVNIASYQCRPGEVIAVRDRAQSRKLVEANLQYPGLANLPSHLEFDKAKLVGKVNSVIEREWVALQVNELLVVEYYSRQA; from the coding sequence ATGTCCCGATATAGAGGGCCCCGCCTCAGAATTGTCCGTCGCTTAGGCGACCTACCAGGATTGACTCGTAAAAGCGCTAGACGCGCTTACCCACCTGGTATGCATGGTCAGAACCGTAAGAAACGCTCTGAATATGCCATCCGTTTAGAAGAAAAGCAAAAGCTCCGCTTCAACTACGGTTTGACTGAAAAACAATTGCTCCGCTATGTGCGAAAAGCCAGACGTGTTACTGGTTCTACCGGACAAGTATTGCTGCAATTGCTAGAAATGCGTTTAGATAATACCGTTTTCCGCTTGGGTATAGCCCCAACTATCCCCGCCGCTCGTCAACTGGTAAATCACGGTCACGTAACTGTTAACGGTCGTGTCGTGAATATTGCCAGCTACCAATGCCGTCCTGGTGAAGTAATTGCAGTCAGGGATCGCGCACAATCACGGAAGTTGGTGGAAGCTAACTTGCAATATCCCGGTTTGGCAAACCTCCCCAGTCATTTGGAGTTTGACAAAGCTAAGTTGGTTGGTAAAGTCAACAGCGTTATTGAGCGCGAATGGGTGGCATTACAAGTTAATGAACTACTTGTGGTGGAATACTACTCACGACAAGCGTAA